Below is a window of Streptomyces genisteinicus DNA.
GGTCCAGCCGCTCCAGCGCCGTCAGCTGGTGCAGATAGGGATACGGGATGTTGGGGAAGTCCGTCCCGAGCACGATCCGGTCGCCGAGCGCCGCGAGCCGCGGCCGCTCCGCCGCCGGGAACGGCGCCAGCGCCTCGCTGAAGTCCGTGAACGCCATCGTGGTGTCCAGGCACACACCCGCGTACCGCTCGGCGAGTCCCAGGAAGTCGGCGTACTCGGGCATCCCCATGTGGGCCACCACCAGCCGCAGCCGGGGATGGCGTGCCAGCACCCGCCCGACCGGCTCGGGCCCGGTGTGCTTGCCCGGGGCCGGCCCGGAGCCGCAGTGGATCACCACCGGCACCCCGGCGTCGGCGAGCAGCCCCCACGCCGGGTCGAGCAGCGGATCCGCCGGGTCGTAGGCCCCCACCTGCACATGGGCCTTGAACACCCGCACCCCGGCCTCGACGGCGTCCCGGACGTAGGCGGCCACGCCGTCCTCCGGGAACAGCGTCGCGGTGTGGGCGCAGTCGGGGGTGCGCGCGGCGAAGCCGGCCGCCCACCCGTTGAGCCAGCGGGCCATGCCGGGCTTG
It encodes the following:
- a CDS encoding amidohydrolase family protein — its product is MPTGPGEAAEVREFWTRLGLPGLVDVHTHFMPERVLRKVWAYFDAVGPLTGLEWPISYRHDEDERVALLRDFGVRVFTSMLYPHKPGMARWLNGWAAGFAARTPDCAHTATLFPEDGVAAYVRDAVEAGVRVFKAHVQVGAYDPADPLLDPAWGLLADAGVPVVIHCGSGPAPGKHTGPEPVGRVLARHPRLRLVVAHMGMPEYADFLGLAERYAGVCLDTTMAFTDFSEALAPFPAAERPRLAALGDRIVLGTDFPNIPYPYLHQLTALERLDLGDDWLRAVCHDNGAALLRAA